Proteins encoded within one genomic window of Schaalia sp. HMT-172:
- a CDS encoding hemolysin family protein — MSVGVGLAITVALLAVNAFFVAGEFAVTSTRRSQVEPLADEGARGASAALFALRHVSLMLAICQLGVTVASTTLGVVAEPAIAHLVESPLERLGAPEATSHVVGFAVALVIVLFCHVVFGEMVPKNISIAAPVRMILILAPVLVRLGHVLRPIIEAMDHFANWFVRRAGYEPRSEISATYTVEEVASIVVASQAEGVLTDELGLLSGTLEFSEETAGSAMVPLDDLVVLPAGATPADVEERVAHTGYSRFPIAGEDGVIVGYVHLKDVLYASGEERDQPITPWRIRRLESVSSSDQVEDALRHMQRTGVHCALVRDQGDLVGILFLEDILELLVGEVRDVLQRP, encoded by the coding sequence GTGAGCGTCGGAGTCGGTCTCGCCATCACCGTTGCCCTGCTGGCCGTCAATGCGTTCTTCGTGGCCGGCGAGTTCGCCGTCACCTCGACGCGCCGCTCGCAGGTCGAGCCGCTCGCCGACGAGGGGGCGCGTGGAGCCAGCGCCGCTCTCTTTGCCCTGCGGCACGTCTCGCTCATGCTGGCGATCTGCCAGCTCGGCGTGACGGTCGCGTCCACGACGCTGGGCGTCGTCGCCGAGCCCGCGATCGCGCACCTCGTCGAGTCTCCTCTGGAGCGCCTGGGTGCTCCCGAGGCAACCAGTCACGTTGTCGGCTTCGCGGTGGCCCTCGTCATCGTCCTCTTCTGCCACGTCGTCTTCGGCGAGATGGTCCCCAAGAACATTTCGATCGCCGCACCCGTGCGCATGATCCTCATCCTGGCCCCCGTCCTCGTGCGCCTGGGCCACGTCCTGCGTCCCATCATCGAGGCCATGGACCACTTCGCGAACTGGTTCGTGCGCCGGGCCGGCTACGAGCCGCGCTCGGAAATCTCCGCCACCTACACGGTTGAGGAAGTGGCATCCATCGTCGTCGCCTCCCAAGCCGAGGGTGTGCTGACCGACGAACTCGGGCTGCTCAGCGGCACCCTCGAGTTCTCCGAGGAGACCGCTGGGTCGGCGATGGTGCCCCTCGACGACCTCGTCGTCCTGCCCGCGGGCGCAACCCCCGCCGACGTCGAAGAGCGCGTCGCTCACACCGGATACTCGCGCTTCCCGATCGCCGGAGAGGACGGCGTCATCGTCGGCTACGTCCACCTCAAGGACGTCCTGTACGCCTCCGGCGAGGAACGCGACCAGCCGATCACGCCGTGGCGCATTCGCCGCCTCGAGTCCGTTTCCTCCTCCGACCAGGTCGAGGATGCTCTGCGCCACATGCAGCGCACCGGCGTCCACTGCGCTCTCGTGCGCGACCAGGGCGACCTGGTCGGTATCCTCTTCCTGGAGGACATCCTCGAGCTGCTCGTCGGCGAAGTGCGTGACGTCCTTCAACGGCCCTGA
- a CDS encoding ribose-5-phosphate isomerase, with protein sequence MRVHIATDHAGFELKEKIVAHLREAGHDVVDHGAFVYDALDDYPPFCIDAAKAVASEPGSLGVVVGGSGNGEQMSANCVEGVRAALVWSDATARLAREHNDANMMAVGARQHSEDEAIAFIDAFLETPFTGDERHQRRIDLMAAYERSVRA encoded by the coding sequence ATGCGCGTCCATATTGCCACTGATCACGCCGGTTTTGAGCTCAAGGAAAAGATCGTCGCCCACCTGCGCGAGGCTGGCCATGACGTCGTCGACCACGGCGCGTTCGTCTACGATGCGCTCGATGACTACCCGCCCTTCTGCATTGATGCGGCCAAGGCGGTCGCCAGCGAGCCGGGTAGTCTCGGCGTTGTCGTCGGCGGTTCCGGTAACGGCGAGCAGATGTCCGCCAACTGTGTGGAGGGCGTGCGCGCCGCCCTCGTGTGGTCGGACGCGACCGCGCGCCTGGCCCGCGAGCACAATGATGCGAACATGATGGCTGTCGGCGCCCGTCAGCACAGCGAGGACGAGGCCATCGCCTTCATCGATGCCTTCCTCGAGACCCCCTTCACCGGGGATGAGCGCCACCAGCGCCGCATCGACCTGATGGCCGCGTACGAGCGTTCCGTGCGCGCCTGA
- a CDS encoding Nramp family divalent metal transporter, giving the protein MSATDSKHRHKLIPLLGPAFVAAVAYVDPGNVAANITAGARYGYLLVWVLLASNIFAMVIQYLSAKLGLVTGKSLPALLGDRMSKPARIAFWIQAEIVAAATDLAEVIGGALALHLLFGVPLLWGGVIIGAVSMALLVVQGEGKQRQFETIIVGLLIIITLGFLAGLFVAPPSPSGILGGLLPRFQGTDSVLVAASMLGATVMPHAVYLHSSLVNDHEADELGPSTADSRHSSGHLSRLLRATRIDIYWALSIAGLVNIGLLLLAAAALAGQSGTDTIEGAHAAISSALGPLVGTVFAVGLLASGLASTSVGAYAGSEIMNGLLHVRVPILVRRLVSLIPALIILGAGAEPTWALVVSQVALSFGIPFAIIPLMRLTAKREVMGEYANTRTLRAVGFAIAAVIVALNLFLVYLTLTGQG; this is encoded by the coding sequence GTGAGCGCCACGGACAGCAAGCATCGCCACAAGCTCATCCCCCTCCTCGGCCCCGCTTTCGTCGCGGCCGTCGCCTATGTCGACCCCGGCAACGTCGCAGCCAACATCACGGCCGGCGCGCGCTACGGCTACCTGCTCGTGTGGGTCCTCCTCGCCTCCAACATTTTCGCGATGGTCATCCAGTACCTCTCCGCGAAGCTCGGCCTCGTCACCGGCAAGTCCCTGCCCGCCCTGCTCGGCGACCGCATGTCTAAGCCCGCCCGCATCGCCTTTTGGATCCAAGCGGAAATCGTTGCGGCCGCGACCGACCTGGCCGAGGTCATCGGCGGCGCACTCGCCCTTCACCTCCTATTCGGGGTCCCACTCCTGTGGGGCGGCGTCATCATCGGCGCCGTGTCCATGGCGCTTCTCGTCGTCCAAGGCGAAGGCAAACAGCGCCAGTTCGAGACGATCATCGTCGGCCTACTCATCATCATCACGCTGGGCTTCCTGGCGGGCCTCTTCGTCGCGCCTCCCAGCCCGTCGGGGATCCTCGGCGGCCTCCTCCCCCGCTTCCAGGGCACGGACTCGGTGCTGGTCGCGGCGTCCATGCTGGGCGCAACCGTCATGCCGCACGCGGTCTATCTGCACTCCTCGCTGGTCAACGACCACGAGGCCGACGAGCTCGGCCCCTCCACCGCGGACTCGCGCCACTCCTCGGGGCACCTCTCGCGCCTGCTGCGCGCCACGCGCATCGACATTTACTGGGCGCTGAGCATCGCGGGCCTGGTCAACATCGGTCTGCTGCTGCTGGCGGCCGCGGCTCTGGCCGGTCAGAGCGGCACCGACACGATCGAGGGGGCGCACGCGGCGATCTCCTCGGCGCTCGGCCCCCTCGTCGGCACGGTCTTCGCGGTGGGTTTGCTCGCCTCGGGCCTGGCCTCGACGTCGGTGGGCGCCTACGCGGGCTCCGAGATCATGAATGGCCTTCTCCACGTTCGCGTACCGATCCTGGTGCGCCGCCTCGTCTCCCTCATTCCGGCCCTGATCATCCTGGGCGCGGGCGCGGAGCCGACGTGGGCGCTGGTTGTCTCGCAGGTGGCGCTCTCCTTCGGAATCCCCTTCGCGATCATCCCGCTCATGCGCCTGACCGCCAAGCGCGAGGTCATGGGCGAGTACGCGAACACCCGCACGCTGCGCGCCGTCGGCTTCGCCATTGCGGCCGTCATCGTCGCACTCAACCTGTTCCTCGTGTACCTGACGCTCACCGGCCAGGGCTAG
- a CDS encoding glycerophosphodiester phosphodiesterase, translated as MMPVTMRQGPIVFAHRGGGQEAPENTMSAFAHAYEAGVRHIETDAHLTADGQVVICHDETVDRCYDGTGVIAQMTWRELSKLRHRDSGEQLPLLAQVLEAFPDAYFNIDVKEAGVEGPLLDVVADHGAADRVLVASFSEPRLRAVRDAAASDPARAVATSLGTEAVVRLVGAAKTATNPAWWHVPGPRQGAIAAQVPMRQGPVRVVDERFVATAHTLGLAVHVWTINTVADVLRLLEVGVDGIITDRPAFLRDFLEARGLWTPPPVPGAVSGPRD; from the coding sequence ATGATGCCCGTGACCATGCGTCAGGGACCCATCGTCTTCGCCCATCGGGGCGGAGGCCAGGAGGCTCCCGAGAACACGATGAGCGCCTTCGCTCACGCCTACGAGGCCGGGGTGCGCCACATCGAGACGGACGCCCACCTGACCGCGGACGGTCAGGTCGTTATCTGCCACGACGAGACCGTGGATCGCTGCTACGACGGGACCGGCGTGATCGCGCAGATGACGTGGCGGGAGCTGTCCAAGCTGCGCCACCGCGATTCGGGCGAGCAGCTGCCCCTCCTCGCGCAGGTGCTGGAGGCCTTCCCGGACGCGTACTTCAACATTGACGTGAAGGAGGCGGGCGTCGAGGGGCCGCTCCTCGACGTCGTGGCCGACCACGGTGCCGCCGATCGCGTGCTCGTGGCCTCCTTCTCGGAGCCGCGCCTGCGCGCCGTGCGCGATGCCGCCGCCTCCGACCCGGCGCGCGCCGTCGCCACGTCGTTGGGGACCGAGGCCGTGGTGCGCCTCGTGGGCGCCGCGAAGACCGCGACGAACCCCGCCTGGTGGCACGTGCCCGGCCCGCGCCAGGGGGCCATCGCCGCGCAGGTTCCCATGCGTCAGGGCCCCGTCCGCGTCGTGGATGAGCGTTTCGTGGCTACCGCCCACACCCTCGGCTTGGCGGTGCACGTGTGGACCATCAACACGGTGGCCGACGTGCTGCGCCTCCTCGAGGTCGGCGTGGACGGCATCATCACCGATCGCCCCGCGTTCCTGCGGGACTTCCTGGAGGCGCGCGGCCTGTGGACCCCGCCTCCGGTGCCCGGCGCTGTCTCGGGGCCCAGAGACTAA
- a CDS encoding M23 family metallopeptidase — protein MSENECPLPKRSQLRAARSQGGEDYPITGAIPLGVEPPPPPPARRVAPSPKPAETQEQSPVSEVDDPTPVHGTPAFGSDGMDAITDAPDPDASDEETLDAHDEPASSPGKRGPNVHPVGYLLRALLVLGLAGSTIAVPMTGRVGSDSSLTVPARTFGTSVGGGSWASSQILPQATALDATLTANSRAKTKAPVSITGCAVGTGADGNRSVRVVADTIYWPLAEGTYTITSPFTMRISPVSGQLLAHEGIDMAAPLDTPITSVYGGVVEEVAENSRSGAYVQIKHTLADGTVFHSAYLHQYMNKIKVKVGDTVTAGQVIGAVGSNGWSTGPHLHFEIHDSSDTPVDPEAWMAAHKAVYLGQESCS, from the coding sequence GTGAGCGAGAACGAGTGCCCGCTGCCTAAGCGTTCGCAGCTGCGCGCCGCGCGCTCCCAGGGCGGCGAGGACTACCCGATCACGGGTGCCATCCCGCTCGGTGTTGAGCCGCCCCCGCCCCCGCCCGCCCGCCGCGTCGCACCCTCTCCTAAGCCCGCCGAAACCCAGGAACAGTCGCCCGTTTCCGAGGTCGATGACCCGACCCCCGTGCATGGCACCCCCGCCTTCGGGTCCGACGGCATGGACGCCATCACCGACGCCCCTGACCCCGACGCTTCCGACGAGGAAACGCTCGACGCGCACGACGAGCCGGCCTCGTCCCCGGGGAAGCGCGGACCCAACGTCCACCCCGTCGGCTACCTGCTGCGCGCCCTCCTCGTCCTCGGCCTGGCGGGTTCGACGATCGCCGTGCCGATGACCGGGCGCGTCGGATCCGACTCCTCCCTGACCGTCCCCGCGCGCACCTTCGGCACGTCCGTGGGCGGGGGCAGCTGGGCCTCCTCGCAGATCCTGCCCCAGGCCACCGCCCTGGATGCCACGCTCACCGCGAATTCACGCGCCAAGACCAAGGCTCCCGTGTCCATCACCGGCTGCGCGGTCGGCACCGGCGCGGACGGCAACCGCAGCGTGAGGGTCGTGGCCGACACAATCTACTGGCCACTGGCCGAGGGAACCTACACGATCACGTCGCCCTTCACGATGCGTATTTCGCCCGTCTCCGGGCAGCTGCTCGCGCACGAGGGCATCGACATGGCTGCCCCCCTGGATACGCCGATCACGTCCGTGTACGGCGGGGTCGTCGAGGAGGTCGCCGAGAATTCGCGCTCGGGCGCCTACGTGCAGATCAAGCACACGCTGGCGGACGGCACGGTCTTCCACTCGGCCTACCTGCACCAGTACATGAACAAAATCAAAGTGAAGGTCGGTGACACCGTCACCGCCGGGCAGGTCATTGGCGCGGTCGGCTCCAACGGCTGGTCCACCGGCCCCCACCTGCACTTCGAAATCCACGACTCCTCGGACACGCCCGTGGACCCGGAGGCGTGGATGGCCGCCCACAAAGCCGTCTATCTCGGACAGGAGTCTTGCTCATGA
- a CDS encoding hemolysin family protein, with protein sequence MTTALMLLLGVVLTAGTFVFVSAEFSLVAVDQAVLDKKAEEGDRGAASVLRATRTLSTQLSGAQVGITLTTILLGYTTQSALAQLLEDLLGWAGLAWGLATGIAAFAAAVFINVFSMLFGELVPKNLALAHPMSTAKRVVPFQMVFTAIARPIIWVLGGTANWVLARMGIEPQEEISSARSASELAALVEHSVEEGTFDMSTADLFVNTIRMSTLSAADVMTDRGRLHTLSEGDSAQDVLDLARETGHSRFPVIGDDSDDILGLVSLRRAVAVPAERRADVPVVSSSLMTDAPSVPETVPIGPLMVQLRDEGLQMAVVVDEYGGVSGIVTLEDVVEEIVGEVSDEHDQRRLGIRPRPDGTFLVPGTLRPDELARRTDIHLPEDGPYDTIGGLVMNELGEIPSVGSRVSVDGIGIEVTQMQGRRVAQVAITPAPVGGEDEEVSL encoded by the coding sequence ATGACGACCGCGCTCATGCTCCTGCTCGGCGTCGTCCTCACCGCTGGCACGTTCGTCTTCGTCTCCGCCGAGTTCTCGCTGGTTGCGGTCGACCAGGCCGTCCTCGACAAGAAAGCCGAGGAGGGGGACCGCGGCGCCGCCTCCGTCCTGCGCGCCACTCGCACCCTGTCCACCCAGCTGTCGGGCGCCCAGGTCGGCATCACCCTGACCACCATCCTGCTGGGCTACACGACGCAGAGCGCGCTCGCGCAGCTGCTGGAGGACCTGCTCGGGTGGGCGGGGCTCGCGTGGGGCTTGGCCACGGGCATCGCGGCCTTCGCCGCTGCCGTGTTCATCAACGTTTTCTCGATGCTCTTTGGCGAGCTCGTGCCCAAGAACCTCGCCCTGGCCCACCCGATGTCCACAGCCAAGCGCGTCGTCCCCTTCCAAATGGTGTTCACCGCCATCGCCCGCCCCATCATCTGGGTGCTCGGCGGAACCGCGAACTGGGTGCTCGCCCGCATGGGCATCGAGCCACAGGAGGAGATTTCGTCGGCGCGCTCCGCCTCCGAGCTGGCCGCACTCGTGGAGCATTCCGTCGAGGAGGGCACCTTCGACATGTCCACGGCGGACCTCTTCGTCAACACGATCCGCATGAGCACGCTCAGCGCCGCCGACGTCATGACCGACCGCGGCCGCCTGCACACCCTGAGCGAGGGCGACAGCGCCCAGGACGTCCTCGACCTGGCCCGTGAAACCGGTCACTCCCGATTCCCGGTGATCGGCGACGACTCCGACGACATTCTCGGCCTGGTGTCCCTGCGCCGCGCGGTCGCCGTGCCCGCCGAGCGCCGCGCCGACGTGCCCGTCGTCTCCTCCTCGCTCATGACCGACGCGCCCTCGGTTCCCGAGACCGTGCCGATCGGCCCCCTCATGGTCCAGCTGCGTGACGAGGGCCTGCAGATGGCCGTCGTCGTCGACGAATACGGCGGCGTGTCCGGCATCGTCACCCTCGAGGACGTCGTCGAAGAGATCGTCGGCGAGGTCTCCGACGAGCACGACCAGCGTCGCCTCGGCATCCGGCCACGCCCCGACGGTACGTTCCTCGTGCCCGGAACGCTGCGCCCCGACGAGCTCGCGCGCCGCACCGACATTCACCTGCCCGAGGACGGCCCCTACGACACGATCGGCGGCCTCGTCATGAACGAGCTGGGTGAGATTCCATCCGTCGGCTCGCGCGTGAGCGTCGACGGCATCGGCATCGAGGTTACCCAGATGCAGGGCAGACGCGTCGCCCAGGTGGCCATCACGCCCGCGCCCGTCGGCGGCGAGGACGAGGAGGTGTCGCTGTGA
- the argS gene encoding arginine--tRNA ligase — protein sequence MTPEELASLIRSTLLDAAAAGRISIDPAQVPDPVTVERPRVREHGDWATNVAMQLGKKAGMAPREFAQILADDLSAADGIDSVEVAGPGFINIRLGAGAAGELARTIVEAGAEYGRNETLAGRSINLEYVSANPTGPVHLGGARWAAVGDSLARLMAASGAAVTREYYFNDHGSQIDRFSHSLYARAMGREVPEDGYGGQYIADIADQVRADARAAGEPDPITLPEAEAIEVFRARGVELMFAEIKERLHSFRADFDVFFHEDSLHTSGAVADAIERLRERGEIFDEGGAVWLRTTTYGDDKDRVLIKSDGQAAYFAGDVAYYLNKRERGADAAIYLLGADHHGYIGRMMAMCAAFGDKPGENLQILIGQLVNLVKDGEPVRMSKRAGTIVTLDDLVDAVGVDAARYALVRVSMDTQVDIDLNLLSQHSNDNPVYYVQYAHVRTCNVARNAATHGVTRDAGFDPAALDTEADEALLAALAQFPAQVAQATELREPHRIARYLESLAATYHTWYGQCRVTPRGDDPVEPGHVARLWLNDAVTQVLRTGLGLLGVSAPERM from the coding sequence GTGACTCCTGAAGAACTTGCCTCCCTTATCCGCTCGACGCTGCTGGACGCTGCCGCCGCCGGGCGCATCTCTATCGACCCCGCCCAGGTGCCCGATCCCGTGACGGTCGAGCGCCCCCGCGTGCGCGAGCACGGCGACTGGGCCACCAACGTCGCCATGCAGCTCGGCAAGAAGGCCGGCATGGCCCCGCGCGAGTTCGCGCAGATCCTCGCCGACGACCTGTCTGCCGCCGACGGCATCGACTCTGTCGAGGTCGCGGGACCCGGCTTCATCAACATCCGCCTGGGCGCGGGCGCGGCCGGCGAGCTGGCCCGCACGATCGTCGAGGCCGGTGCCGAGTACGGCCGCAACGAGACGCTCGCGGGTCGCTCCATCAACCTCGAATACGTTTCCGCCAACCCCACCGGCCCCGTCCACCTGGGCGGCGCCCGCTGGGCCGCTGTCGGCGACTCCCTGGCGCGTCTCATGGCCGCATCCGGCGCCGCCGTGACCCGCGAGTACTACTTCAACGACCACGGCTCGCAGATCGACCGCTTCTCCCACTCCCTCTACGCCCGTGCCATGGGCCGCGAGGTTCCCGAGGACGGCTACGGCGGCCAGTACATCGCTGACATCGCCGACCAGGTCCGCGCCGACGCGCGCGCCGCCGGCGAGCCCGACCCGATCACGCTGCCCGAGGCCGAGGCCATCGAGGTCTTCCGCGCCCGCGGCGTCGAGCTGATGTTCGCGGAAATCAAGGAGCGCCTGCACTCCTTCCGCGCCGACTTCGACGTCTTCTTCCACGAGGACTCCCTGCACACCTCCGGCGCGGTCGCCGACGCGATCGAACGCTTGCGTGAGCGCGGCGAGATCTTCGACGAGGGCGGCGCGGTGTGGCTGCGCACGACCACCTACGGCGACGACAAGGACCGTGTCCTCATCAAGTCGGACGGTCAGGCCGCCTACTTCGCGGGCGACGTCGCCTACTACCTGAACAAGCGTGAGCGCGGCGCGGACGCGGCCATCTACCTGCTGGGCGCCGATCACCACGGCTACATCGGCCGCATGATGGCCATGTGCGCCGCCTTCGGCGACAAGCCGGGCGAGAACCTGCAGATCCTCATCGGCCAGCTCGTCAACCTCGTGAAGGACGGCGAGCCCGTGCGCATGTCCAAGCGCGCCGGCACGATCGTTACCCTCGACGACCTGGTCGACGCCGTGGGCGTGGACGCCGCCCGCTACGCGCTCGTGCGCGTGTCCATGGACACGCAGGTCGACATCGACCTGAACCTGCTCTCGCAGCACTCCAACGACAACCCGGTCTACTACGTGCAGTATGCGCACGTGCGCACCTGCAACGTCGCGCGCAATGCGGCCACGCACGGCGTCACCCGCGACGCCGGCTTCGACCCCGCCGCCCTCGATACTGAGGCCGACGAGGCGCTGCTGGCGGCCCTCGCCCAGTTCCCCGCCCAGGTCGCGCAGGCCACGGAGCTGCGCGAGCCGCACCGCATCGCCCGCTACCTCGAGTCCCTGGCCGCCACCTACCACACCTGGTATGGCCAGTGCCGCGTGACGCCTCGCGGCGACGACCCGGTCGAGCCCGGCCACGTCGCCCGCCTTTGGCTCAACGACGCGGTCACCCAGGTGCTGCGCACAGGCCTCGGCCTCCTTGGCGTGAGCGCCCCCGAGAGGATGTGA
- a CDS encoding sodium:proton antiporter, translating into MTYPWWSLLPFVAMLACIALLPIIPKTSHWWEKECSQLSVALALGVPTTIWMFMKAGTGPLIATGVEYVQFIALLFALFVVSGGIHLAGDIKATPRNNTIFLAIGGLLASFIGTTGAAMLLIRPLLETNKERKHRVHTVLFTIFIVANCGGILTPLGDPPLFLGYLHGVPFTWTFALWKEWLFVLVLLLLSYYSIDRVRYASEDTASIEADDREVKPLRLHGTINLLFFAIIILSVAFAPSWDGEALAEGHVHSWTGFVPWREIIMFTVAGLSYKLSDKKVRFEENAFTWAPIMEVATLFIGIFSTMAPALRYLEQIAPSLPLTRMTYFVFTGGLSSILDNAPTYMTFFEMAKASGGEGTLIAGVPEYYLIPISLGAVFCGAITYIGNGPNFMVKSVAESDGVPMPSFGRYIGYAFTLLVPVLAAMAMIFVGESWLVRGLGIALAAGLVFLSLVRIRRAGLDEAVADFSGNE; encoded by the coding sequence ATGACCTACCCGTGGTGGAGTCTGCTCCCCTTCGTCGCGATGCTCGCATGTATCGCCCTTCTGCCTATCATCCCGAAGACCTCGCACTGGTGGGAAAAGGAATGCTCCCAGCTCTCCGTAGCGCTCGCTCTCGGCGTGCCGACGACGATCTGGATGTTCATGAAGGCGGGCACCGGCCCGCTTATCGCCACGGGCGTGGAGTACGTGCAGTTCATCGCGCTGCTCTTCGCGCTGTTCGTGGTCTCCGGCGGCATTCACCTGGCCGGCGACATCAAGGCGACCCCGCGCAACAATACGATCTTCCTGGCGATCGGCGGCCTGCTGGCCTCGTTCATCGGGACGACGGGCGCGGCCATGCTGCTCATCCGCCCGCTCCTGGAGACCAACAAGGAACGTAAGCACCGCGTGCACACGGTCCTGTTCACGATCTTCATTGTGGCCAACTGTGGCGGCATACTGACTCCGCTCGGTGACCCGCCGCTGTTCCTCGGCTACCTGCACGGCGTGCCCTTCACGTGGACGTTCGCGCTGTGGAAGGAGTGGCTGTTCGTCCTGGTGCTGCTGCTCCTGTCGTACTACTCGATTGACCGCGTGCGCTACGCGTCCGAAGACACGGCCTCCATCGAGGCCGACGACCGCGAGGTCAAGCCCCTGCGCCTGCACGGCACAATCAACCTGCTGTTCTTCGCGATCATCATCCTGTCGGTCGCTTTCGCTCCGTCGTGGGACGGCGAGGCGCTGGCCGAGGGCCACGTGCACTCCTGGACCGGTTTTGTTCCGTGGCGCGAGATCATCATGTTCACGGTCGCGGGCCTGTCCTACAAGCTCTCGGACAAGAAGGTGCGCTTCGAGGAGAACGCGTTCACGTGGGCTCCGATCATGGAGGTCGCGACCCTGTTCATCGGTATCTTCTCGACGATGGCGCCGGCGCTGCGCTACCTGGAGCAGATCGCCCCGTCGCTGCCGCTGACCCGCATGACGTACTTCGTGTTCACGGGCGGCCTGTCCTCGATCCTGGATAACGCTCCGACGTACATGACGTTCTTCGAGATGGCGAAGGCGTCGGGCGGCGAGGGCACGCTGATCGCGGGCGTGCCCGAGTACTATCTGATCCCGATTTCGCTGGGCGCCGTTTTCTGTGGCGCGATCACGTACATAGGCAACGGCCCGAACTTCATGGTCAAGTCGGTCGCCGAGTCCGACGGCGTGCCGATGCCGTCGTTTGGCCGCTACATCGGCTACGCGTTCACGCTTTTGGTGCCGGTCCTGGCCGCCATGGCGATGATCTTCGTGGGCGAGTCGTGGCTGGTTCGAGGATTGGGCATCGCTCTGGCCGCCGGCCTGGTGTTCCTGTCGCTCGTGCGTATCCGCCGCGCGGGCCTGGACGAGGCCGTGGCCGACTTCAGCGGCAACGAGTGA
- the lysA gene encoding diaminopimelate decarboxylase encodes MSEAEFLTCPTPDERPDLWPWSAAQEGGVLRVGGVDLTSVADEFGTPTFVLDVEAMRGRARVWASAMAEEFWDGYGMSGGDAFYAGKAFLSADVARLVTAEGLGIDTASLGELSLALRAGVDPSRIGLHGNNKSDAEIRLALEAGIHRIFIDSMDEVRQIERIAASLGVTAPVMVRLKSGIHAGGNEYIATAHEDQKFGLSLATGQAYEAVAAIKDAPHLDFRGLHSHIGSQIFGTEAFAEAARIVIDFAAVVRDELSLDVPAIDLGGGVGIAYTGQDPVPTSPVEVARALAGVVRERCAHHGLPIPHVSVEPGRSIAGPSMVMLYRVGVVKDVSLDDGGVRRYVAIDGGMSDNIRPVLYDAVYTATLANRDPAQASSLARCRVVGKHCESGDIIIRDIDLPADIAGGDLLAVPAVGAYGYSMASNYNMLTKPGVLGVEGGSTRWFIRPQTIDHLLALDAGLE; translated from the coding sequence GTGAGCGAGGCGGAGTTCCTGACCTGCCCGACCCCCGACGAGCGCCCCGACCTATGGCCGTGGAGCGCGGCGCAGGAGGGAGGCGTGCTGCGCGTGGGTGGCGTCGACCTGACCAGCGTCGCCGACGAGTTCGGCACGCCCACCTTCGTGCTCGACGTCGAGGCCATGCGCGGCCGCGCCCGCGTGTGGGCCAGCGCGATGGCCGAGGAGTTCTGGGACGGCTACGGCATGAGCGGCGGCGACGCCTTCTACGCCGGCAAGGCCTTCCTGAGCGCCGACGTCGCGCGCCTTGTCACGGCTGAGGGTCTGGGTATCGACACCGCCTCGCTCGGCGAACTGAGCCTCGCCCTGCGCGCCGGCGTGGATCCTTCGCGGATCGGTCTGCACGGCAACAACAAGTCCGACGCGGAAATCCGCCTCGCCCTCGAGGCCGGCATTCACCGCATCTTCATCGACTCGATGGACGAGGTCCGCCAGATTGAGCGCATCGCCGCTTCGCTCGGTGTCACCGCGCCCGTCATGGTGCGCCTGAAGTCTGGCATTCACGCGGGTGGCAACGAATACATCGCGACCGCCCACGAGGACCAGAAGTTCGGCCTGTCCCTGGCCACCGGCCAGGCCTACGAGGCCGTGGCCGCCATCAAGGACGCGCCGCACCTGGACTTCCGCGGGCTGCACAGCCACATCGGCTCTCAGATTTTTGGGACCGAGGCCTTCGCCGAGGCCGCCCGCATCGTCATCGACTTCGCGGCGGTTGTGCGCGACGAGCTGAGCCTGGACGTGCCCGCCATCGACCTGGGCGGCGGCGTCGGCATCGCCTACACCGGCCAGGATCCGGTCCCCACCTCCCCGGTCGAGGTCGCCCGAGCCCTGGCTGGCGTCGTGCGCGAGCGCTGCGCCCACCACGGCCTGCCCATCCCGCACGTGTCCGTCGAACCCGGCCGCTCGATCGCCGGCCCCTCGATGGTCATGCTCTACCGCGTCGGCGTCGTCAAGGACGTGTCCCTGGACGACGGGGGAGTGCGCCGCTACGTGGCCATCGACGGCGGCATGTCGGATAACATCCGTCCCGTCCTCTACGACGCTGTCTACACGGCGACGCTCGCGAACCGCGACCCGGCCCAGGCCTCGTCCCTGGCGCGCTGCCGCGTCGTCGGTAAGCACTGCGAGAGCGGCGACATCATCATCCGCGACATCGACCTGCCCGCCGACATCGCGGGCGGCGACCTGCTGGCCGTGCCCGCCGTCGGCGCGTACGGATACTCGATGGCGTCGAACTACAACATGTTGACGAAGCCCGGCGTGCTGGGCGTCGAGGGGGGAAGCACCCGCTGGTTCATCCGCCCGCAGACAATCGATCATCTGCTGGCCCTCGACGCCGGTCTGGAGTAA